From Chryseobacterium joostei, the proteins below share one genomic window:
- a CDS encoding CTP synthase — MSKKNTKYIFVTGGVTSSLGKGIVSASLGLLLKSRGFNVTIQKLDPYINIDPGTLNPYEHGECYVTEDGAETDLDLGHYERYLDAPTSQNNNVTTGKIYQTVIEKERKGDFLGKTVQVIPHITNEIKRRIKMLSKQNYDIIITEIGGTVGDIESLPYIETVRQLKWELGEKNSMVIHLTLLPYLASSGELKTKPSQHSVRQLMESGIMADVLVCRTEHKIPKDQRAKLAQFCNVALENVIECKDLETIYEVPMYLQKQNFDDVVLKELDLKSDKVADLKDWKSFLKKFQNPKKTVEIALVGKYVSLQDSYISIAEAFKHAGADLETEVKVRWVYSGDITEDNIKDVLKGVNGILVAPGFGDRGIEGKVLTAKYARENKIPMLGICLGMQIMTIEFARNVLGHTKANSVEFDTATPDPVISLMEEQKNVIDKGGTMRLGAWKCTLKNGSKLFDIYGSKNISERHRHRYEFNSDYLQEFEKNGFLATGTNPETGLVEALELPDHPFYVGVQYHPEYKSTVATPHPLFRAFIKACEKK; from the coding sequence ATGAGTAAAAAGAATACAAAGTACATCTTTGTGACAGGAGGTGTAACTTCATCTTTGGGAAAAGGAATCGTGTCTGCTTCTCTGGGACTATTGCTAAAATCACGCGGTTTTAACGTAACGATCCAAAAACTTGATCCTTATATCAATATCGACCCGGGAACATTGAATCCTTATGAGCACGGAGAGTGCTACGTGACTGAAGATGGTGCGGAGACGGATCTGGATTTAGGCCACTATGAGCGTTATCTTGATGCTCCTACATCCCAAAATAATAATGTTACTACAGGAAAAATCTACCAGACTGTAATTGAAAAAGAAAGAAAAGGAGACTTCCTTGGAAAAACAGTTCAGGTAATTCCTCATATTACTAACGAAATCAAACGTAGAATTAAAATGCTTTCCAAGCAGAACTACGATATCATTATTACTGAGATCGGAGGAACTGTCGGAGATATTGAATCTTTACCTTATATTGAAACTGTTCGTCAGTTGAAATGGGAGCTGGGAGAGAAAAATTCTATGGTTATTCACCTAACATTATTGCCATATTTGGCTTCAAGTGGAGAATTAAAAACAAAACCATCACAGCATTCCGTTCGTCAATTGATGGAAAGCGGAATTATGGCTGATGTGTTGGTTTGTAGAACAGAACATAAAATTCCAAAAGATCAGAGAGCAAAACTGGCTCAGTTCTGTAACGTAGCTTTAGAAAATGTTATTGAATGTAAAGATCTTGAAACAATCTATGAAGTTCCAATGTATCTTCAGAAACAAAACTTTGATGATGTAGTATTGAAAGAACTGGATCTGAAAAGTGATAAAGTTGCTGATCTTAAGGATTGGAAGAGTTTCCTTAAGAAATTCCAGAACCCTAAGAAAACCGTTGAAATTGCATTGGTTGGAAAATATGTTTCTCTTCAGGATTCGTATATTTCTATCGCTGAGGCATTTAAGCATGCTGGGGCAGACCTTGAAACTGAAGTAAAGGTAAGATGGGTATACAGTGGTGATATTACAGAAGATAATATTAAGGACGTACTGAAAGGTGTAAATGGTATCCTTGTTGCTCCAGGCTTCGGAGACAGAGGAATTGAAGGAAAAGTTCTTACTGCAAAATACGCCAGAGAAAATAAAATTCCGATGTTGGGAATTTGTTTAGGGATGCAGATCATGACGATTGAATTTGCTAGAAATGTTTTAGGACATACAAAAGCAAACTCAGTGGAATTTGATACAGCAACTCCTGATCCTGTAATTTCATTAATGGAAGAGCAGAAAAATGTAATTGATAAAGGAGGAACAATGCGTCTTGGTGCTTGGAAATGTACCCTGAAAAATGGTTCTAAATTATTTGATATCTACGGAAGCAAAAATATTTCTGAAAGACACCGTCACCGTTATGAATTCAACAGTGATTATCTTCAGGAATTTGAAAAGAATGGTTTCCTTGCTACAGGTACAAACCCTGAAACAGGACTGGTAGAGGCTTTAGAACTACCTGATCATCCGTTCTATGTAGGTGTTCAGTATCACCCGGAATATAAGAGTACGGTAGCTACGCCACATCCTTTATTCAGAGCTTTTATTAAGGCTTGCGAAAAGAAATAA
- a CDS encoding phosphatidate cytidylyltransferase, with protein sequence MKPEENKFADVPLRVKTWIYIIIVFALGISHPLATAIFVSWIGAQSFFEFSRMFKIYEKPIIPSLFIGVSQFFLLQFLSIENYFLYSSILGIVVLLYFFILKSSTRQLMGIFIALMVCLFAFPHLFWIRNSSNGLSSIIFIVVVTELNDVFQYLMGKFFGKHKIVPTISPNKTLEGFIGGVLITLILSNILGFFLLKTDIITNSIIGITLGVFGFCGDIFMSYLKRKTDVKDTGTLLPGHGGLLDRMDSLIFNAPLFFWILSFLIKN encoded by the coding sequence ATGAAGCCTGAAGAAAATAAATTTGCAGATGTTCCTTTAAGAGTAAAAACGTGGATCTACATCATCATTGTTTTTGCCCTCGGAATTTCGCATCCCCTTGCCACAGCTATCTTTGTTTCATGGATAGGCGCGCAATCTTTCTTTGAGTTTTCAAGGATGTTTAAAATTTATGAAAAACCTATTATTCCATCTTTATTCATTGGAGTTTCACAGTTTTTCCTGCTCCAATTTTTAAGTATTGAAAATTACTTTTTGTACAGTTCTATATTAGGAATTGTTGTGCTACTCTATTTTTTCATTTTAAAATCATCTACCCGACAATTGATGGGTATTTTCATTGCTTTAATGGTCTGTCTTTTTGCTTTTCCTCATTTGTTTTGGATACGAAATAGTTCCAATGGCCTCAGTTCCATCATATTTATTGTTGTTGTGACAGAATTGAATGACGTTTTTCAATATTTAATGGGTAAATTCTTTGGAAAACATAAAATAGTCCCTACAATCAGTCCTAATAAAACACTTGAAGGATTTATTGGTGGAGTTTTAATTACCTTGATTTTAAGTAATATTTTAGGATTCTTTTTACTTAAAACAGATATTATAACCAATAGCATTATAGGAATAACACTTGGAGTTTTCGGATTTTGCGGAGATATCTTTATGTCCTATTTAAAACGAAAAACTGATGTAAAGGATACGGGTACTCTGCTTCCCGGACATGGAGGACTTTTGGACAGAATGGACAGCCTGATCTTCAATGCTCCTTTATTTTTCTGGATATTATCGTTTCTGATTAAGAATTAA
- a CDS encoding SDR family NAD(P)-dependent oxidoreductase gives MNVFIAGGTSGIGYSLAKHYLSKGYCVGICGRNLAKIEENNFKNLQAFQADVSDMNSISSVLESFLLDKQGLDIFINCAGSYAEDVAGNISYEEAEEMLQTNISGTVNCFEASRKAMKNQKNGSITVVASVSGILEYENSSLYTKTKRSVIQIAEAYRRALKPFGISVTTIAPGYVDTEKLRQLNQNNLGKKPFLTNLETATHIISEAIENKEKLIIFPTKMKWMMRSLSLLPSSLLNMIMFRKAKWMKND, from the coding sequence ATGAATGTTTTTATTGCAGGCGGAACCTCAGGAATTGGCTATTCTCTGGCCAAGCACTATCTTTCAAAAGGATATTGTGTAGGAATCTGTGGAAGAAACCTTGCAAAAATAGAGGAGAACAACTTTAAGAACTTACAGGCGTTTCAGGCAGATGTTTCTGATATGAATTCGATTTCATCCGTATTAGAATCTTTTCTGTTGGATAAACAAGGACTGGATATTTTTATTAACTGCGCAGGAAGCTATGCTGAGGATGTGGCAGGAAATATTTCCTATGAAGAAGCAGAAGAAATGCTTCAAACCAATATTTCAGGAACTGTTAATTGCTTTGAGGCTTCCAGAAAAGCCATGAAAAATCAGAAAAATGGTAGCATAACGGTGGTAGCATCAGTTTCGGGGATATTAGAATATGAAAATTCCAGTCTTTATACCAAGACAAAAAGATCTGTGATACAGATTGCAGAGGCTTACCGTCGTGCATTGAAGCCTTTCGGGATTTCTGTGACCACTATTGCTCCCGGATATGTAGATACCGAAAAATTAAGACAGCTAAACCAGAACAATTTAGGTAAAAAACCTTTCCTCACCAATCTGGAAACAGCGACTCATATTATATCCGAAGCTATCGAAAATAAAGAGAAATTAATTATTTTCCCAACAAAAATGAAGTGGATGATGAGATCCTTATCCCTGCTTCCCTCTTCTTTATTAAATATGATCATGTTCAGAAAAGCCAAATGGATGAAAAACGATTGA
- a CDS encoding bifunctional alpha/beta hydrolase/class I SAM-dependent methyltransferase: protein MNSGHFTSFDNQDIFYREWNYQPQQKSIIMIHRGHEHSERLNDIAQSAQFSKYNIFAFDLRGHGLTKTKTSSVFMDYVRDLDAFSKFLYSKYDVNISDIFVVANSIGGVVASAWAHDFAPKIAGMALLAPAFRINLIVPLANEIITLGTKLKKGLIIKSYVKSKMLTHDPEQQKAYDTDPLISRSIDAELLIDLAKAGKRLVEDAEAIDTPTLILAAEKDHVVFNKDQKIFHDKLDTDLKNYEVLPDFFHGILFDSGREKVYDKIVDFAEKCFNRSPKQPNLSPDSFSVKEYQDLQNNIGNNLNFKFQKLSLGNIGKISDGMAIGLQYGFDSGASLDYVYQNKPSGKFGFGKMMDKNYLNAIGWKGIRIRKQQLLQLLEQNIQILKQQGRPIKILDVAGGTGNYLFDIKKKYPEADIVINEFVKSNIEIGEKVIKEKNYQKIRFTNFDCFDPETYKKLDFEPNITIVSGILELFGDNEMASKAIRGVASISEQNSYIVYTGQPWHPQLKMIAYVLNNHQNKDWIMRRRSQKELDRVMSFNSVQKDSMLIDDFGIFTVSSGKINVLN from the coding sequence ATGAACAGCGGACATTTTACGAGTTTTGATAACCAAGATATTTTTTATCGCGAATGGAACTATCAGCCACAGCAGAAGAGCATCATCATGATCCATCGTGGCCATGAGCATTCCGAGAGGCTTAATGATATTGCACAATCCGCACAGTTTTCAAAATACAATATTTTCGCATTTGATCTCCGCGGACATGGTCTTACAAAAACCAAAACTTCATCTGTTTTTATGGATTATGTTCGAGATCTGGATGCATTTTCCAAATTTCTTTATTCCAAATATGATGTAAATATTTCGGATATTTTTGTAGTTGCCAACAGTATAGGTGGAGTTGTTGCTTCTGCCTGGGCCCATGATTTTGCGCCCAAAATTGCAGGAATGGCTCTTCTTGCTCCGGCATTCAGAATCAACCTTATTGTTCCTTTGGCCAATGAAATCATTACTCTGGGAACCAAGCTAAAAAAAGGATTGATTATCAAAAGCTATGTGAAATCTAAAATGCTTACTCATGATCCTGAACAACAAAAAGCTTACGATACGGATCCATTGATCTCAAGATCCATTGATGCTGAACTTCTGATTGACCTCGCAAAAGCCGGAAAGCGTTTAGTAGAAGATGCTGAGGCTATAGATACTCCAACCTTGATTTTAGCTGCTGAAAAAGATCATGTTGTTTTCAACAAGGATCAAAAAATCTTCCATGATAAATTGGATACAGATTTAAAAAATTACGAAGTTCTGCCAGATTTTTTCCATGGAATTTTATTTGACTCCGGAAGAGAAAAGGTATATGATAAAATTGTGGATTTTGCAGAAAAATGCTTCAACAGGTCTCCCAAGCAGCCGAATCTTTCGCCTGACTCATTTTCTGTAAAAGAATATCAGGATCTTCAAAATAATATTGGAAATAATCTGAATTTTAAGTTTCAGAAACTTTCACTCGGAAATATCGGAAAAATAAGTGACGGGATGGCCATCGGATTACAATATGGCTTTGATTCCGGTGCTTCATTGGATTATGTTTATCAGAATAAGCCGAGTGGAAAATTTGGTTTTGGGAAAATGATGGATAAGAATTACCTCAACGCCATTGGCTGGAAAGGAATCCGCATCAGAAAACAACAATTACTTCAACTTTTAGAGCAAAATATTCAAATTCTGAAACAGCAAGGCAGGCCGATTAAAATTCTGGATGTTGCAGGCGGCACGGGAAATTATTTATTTGACATTAAAAAGAAGTATCCTGAAGCTGATATTGTCATCAATGAATTTGTAAAATCCAATATTGAAATTGGAGAAAAGGTTATTAAAGAAAAAAACTATCAAAAAATAAGGTTCACCAATTTTGACTGCTTTGATCCTGAAACCTATAAAAAACTGGATTTTGAACCTAATATCACAATTGTATCAGGTATTCTTGAACTTTTTGGGGATAATGAAATGGCCAGTAAAGCTATTCGTGGAGTGGCTTCCATCTCAGAACAGAATTCCTACATTGTTTACACCGGCCAGCCTTGGCATCCACAATTAAAAATGATCGCCTATGTTCTGAATAATCATCAAAACAAAGATTGGATCATGAGAAGACGTTCACAAAAAGAACTGGATAGAGTTATGTCTTTCAATTCTGTTCAAAAGGACAGCATGTTGATTGACGATTTTGGAATCTTCACTGTTTCCTCAGGAAAAATAAATGTTCTGAACTGA
- a CDS encoding patatin-like phospholipase family protein, with amino-acid sequence MDEKFKRAVIFSGGGTRLMIYLGIFAALDELNMKPDILIASCGGSFAAAVINAFPDHFSRKEYLKSEEYFQFVSQTTLTRYKKLSEIGIFSLKKCFDKRKAPFIEDIFNRYLVEMPQDLTECFPSIKNTSFSKEIPTVIIGSELLFTPQDSQQLRNGKKLFQKVIFTDIETAKKIGEEYISTHPKSFKNSAVEETSKIITDFSMLESTRASVSDMFYVKPLALHNRYFMGGVIDLVPIELARHLSKEVITEKKQSYTSIEEALIRSVFGFSANERLMETENIISEFQIDTTGIKKDLQGHYLEKKINWKKLEIDFSFPKTYPQFVEDMEMQWQYGFDQTVKNIRDKL; translated from the coding sequence ATGGATGAAAAATTTAAAAGAGCAGTAATTTTTTCAGGAGGCGGAACAAGGTTAATGATCTACCTTGGAATTTTTGCAGCCCTGGATGAATTGAATATGAAGCCTGATATTCTTATTGCATCATGTGGTGGATCATTTGCGGCAGCTGTTATCAATGCTTTTCCGGATCATTTTTCAAGAAAAGAATATCTAAAATCTGAGGAATATTTCCAGTTTGTATCGCAAACTACATTAACAAGGTACAAAAAGCTTTCTGAAATAGGAATTTTTTCATTAAAAAAATGTTTTGACAAAAGGAAAGCTCCTTTTATTGAAGATATTTTCAACAGATATCTTGTTGAAATGCCTCAGGATCTGACTGAATGTTTTCCATCAATAAAAAACACCTCATTTTCGAAAGAAATCCCAACCGTTATCATAGGCTCTGAACTTCTTTTCACACCTCAGGATTCTCAACAGTTAAGAAACGGGAAAAAACTATTTCAAAAAGTAATTTTCACAGATATTGAAACTGCTAAAAAAATTGGTGAAGAATATATTTCCACCCATCCAAAAAGCTTTAAAAATAGTGCCGTTGAAGAAACCTCAAAAATTATCACCGATTTTTCAATGCTTGAAAGTACCAGAGCTTCTGTTTCTGATATGTTTTATGTAAAACCGCTCGCTCTTCACAACAGATATTTCATGGGCGGGGTGATAGACCTGGTTCCCATTGAATTGGCAAGACATCTTTCCAAAGAGGTGATTACAGAAAAAAAACAATCCTATACCTCTATAGAAGAAGCACTTATCCGTTCTGTTTTTGGCTTCAGCGCTAATGAGAGGTTAATGGAAACGGAGAATATTATCTCAGAATTTCAAATTGACACTACCGGTATAAAGAAAGATCTTCAAGGACATTATCTGGAAAAAAAAATCAATTGGAAAAAGCTGGAGATCGATTTTTCATTCCCGAAAACGTATCCACAATTTGTGGAGGATATGGAAATGCAGTGGCAATATGGCTTTGATCAAACAGTGAAAAATATAAGAGACAAACTCTAA
- a CDS encoding YceI family protein — MKKLFLSFVFAFLSVFSFAQNNWEIDPMHSSVNFTIKHMGISFVQGRFDKFGGTVATKGANLDNAAFDINISTETINTGVEMRDNHLKSKDFFAAGKYPDMKFVGTSVAKDKGSYVLNGKLTIKETTKDISIPVTMGGIAKNKDGKEVMGIQGKFTINRLDYDISYDPTGTGIAKDVDINVYLELVKK, encoded by the coding sequence ATGAAAAAACTATTCTTATCCTTTGTATTCGCATTTTTAAGTGTTTTCTCTTTCGCACAGAATAATTGGGAAATAGATCCAATGCATTCTTCCGTGAACTTTACCATAAAACATATGGGAATAAGCTTTGTGCAGGGCCGATTTGATAAATTTGGAGGAACAGTTGCAACAAAAGGTGCTAATCTGGACAATGCGGCATTTGATATCAATATTTCTACAGAAACCATTAATACCGGGGTAGAGATGAGGGATAATCATCTTAAAAGCAAAGATTTTTTTGCAGCCGGAAAATATCCTGATATGAAATTTGTAGGTACTTCTGTTGCGAAAGATAAAGGTTCGTATGTATTGAACGGAAAACTGACCATTAAGGAAACGACTAAAGATATCAGTATACCTGTAACAATGGGCGGGATAGCGAAAAATAAAGACGGAAAAGAGGTAATGGGAATTCAGGGGAAATTTACAATCAATCGTCTGGATTATGATATCAGCTATGATCCAACCGGAACTGGTATTGCCAAAGATGTTGATATCAACGTTTATCTTGAATTGGTTAAGAAATAA
- a CDS encoding phosphatase PAP2 family protein, with the protein MDDEILIPASLFFIKYDHVQKSQMDEKRLTIKQKLYALILCSVVFMMVYNGAAWYISTLAEVPSFVFDFEKHIPFIPWTIIPYMTSGLFFCMVFFLCNSTEQLKVLTQRMLFVTIVAGICFLLFPLQFSFSKPETGNLFFGYSFQFLKAFDSPFNQAPSLHIAYAFIFWSVFRNIKKGKIFIMLWLILLGISTLTTYQHHFIDIITGTLVAHISFILFPYRKRDFRYRNFQVANYYFLLGWMLILTALLLNQFSGYPGLFFLWPALMMLFIGYHYQKNNIYFLKNQNGNIPWIRKIFYSPYLLMYQGLWKFLRKNKNPIEPTPHLYISSRPDHDIVERFTINKNIFIYDLSPEIEEISFLKGQSSYHFHPIMDIGSFDIEDTQKLVTEISEQYKHLPKDGKILIHCTMGFTRSSVIGILVIKNILSLPLEEAITTMKISNKNMIIHSYLQDFLKKI; encoded by the coding sequence GTGGATGATGAGATCCTTATCCCTGCTTCCCTCTTCTTTATTAAATATGATCATGTTCAGAAAAGCCAAATGGATGAAAAACGATTGACAATAAAGCAAAAGCTTTATGCCCTTATTCTTTGTTCCGTTGTATTCATGATGGTTTACAATGGTGCGGCGTGGTATATTTCAACATTGGCAGAGGTTCCATCATTTGTTTTTGATTTTGAAAAACATATACCATTCATCCCTTGGACAATTATTCCTTATATGACGAGTGGATTATTCTTCTGTATGGTATTTTTTCTCTGTAATAGTACAGAACAGCTTAAGGTTTTAACCCAAAGAATGCTTTTTGTAACCATTGTTGCAGGAATTTGCTTTCTTTTATTTCCTTTACAATTTTCTTTTTCGAAACCTGAAACTGGAAATCTTTTTTTTGGATATTCTTTTCAGTTTTTAAAGGCTTTTGATTCTCCTTTTAATCAGGCCCCGTCATTACATATTGCCTATGCATTTATTTTCTGGTCTGTTTTCAGAAATATAAAAAAAGGAAAGATTTTTATAATGCTTTGGCTTATTCTTTTGGGGATTTCAACATTAACGACCTATCAACATCATTTTATTGATATTATAACAGGAACCTTGGTTGCCCATATCAGTTTCATTCTCTTTCCTTATCGAAAAAGAGATTTCAGGTATAGAAATTTTCAAGTTGCCAATTATTATTTTTTATTAGGCTGGATGCTTATTCTGACTGCCTTATTGTTGAATCAATTTTCAGGATATCCCGGATTATTTTTTCTGTGGCCGGCTTTAATGATGCTTTTCATTGGATATCATTATCAAAAGAACAATATTTACTTTTTAAAGAATCAAAACGGAAACATTCCGTGGATAAGGAAAATATTTTATTCCCCATATCTTTTAATGTATCAAGGGCTTTGGAAATTTTTAAGGAAAAATAAAAATCCTATTGAGCCTACTCCCCATCTTTATATTTCGTCAAGGCCGGATCATGACATTGTAGAACGATTTACAATCAACAAAAATATTTTCATCTATGATTTATCCCCTGAAATTGAGGAAATATCATTCTTAAAAGGACAATCTTCCTATCATTTCCATCCTATTATGGATATTGGCAGTTTTGATATTGAGGATACCCAAAAACTTGTTACTGAAATTTCTGAACAATATAAACACCTTCCGAAAGACGGAAAGATTCTTATTCATTGTACTATGGGCTTTACCAGAAGTTCTGTAATTGGAATTTTAGTAATCAAAAATATTTTATCTTTACCTTTAGAGGAAGCAATAACCACAATGAAAATCAGCAACAAGAATATGATCATTCATTCTTATCTGCAGGATTTTTTGAAAAAAATTTAA
- a CDS encoding CDP-alcohol phosphatidyltransferase family protein, producing the protein MISVYKLKPKFQQLLAPVLLFLNKNAITANQITISSILLSVIIGVLFWNADTSKWFFLSLPIGLLLRMALNALDGMMARRFNQTSKLGEVLNEVGDIISDVIIFFPLLKFQPESLYLIVIFIVLSIINEFAGLMGKIVGKERRYDGPMGKSDRALMLGLYGLLIFFGVSITTISSYIFGAIILLLFISTYTRLKKSLNEA; encoded by the coding sequence ATGATTTCGGTATATAAACTAAAACCAAAATTCCAGCAGCTGCTCGCTCCTGTTTTATTATTTTTGAATAAAAATGCGATTACAGCCAATCAGATTACCATTAGCTCAATCCTTTTATCTGTAATAATCGGAGTATTATTTTGGAATGCAGACACTTCAAAATGGTTCTTCCTGAGTCTTCCCATTGGGCTGCTTCTGAGAATGGCCCTGAATGCACTGGATGGAATGATGGCCAGAAGATTTAATCAAACCAGTAAATTAGGGGAAGTTTTGAACGAAGTGGGTGATATTATTTCTGATGTCATTATATTTTTTCCTTTGCTTAAGTTTCAGCCTGAAAGTTTATACCTGATTGTCATTTTCATTGTTTTAAGTATCATTAATGAATTTGCAGGGTTGATGGGAAAAATTGTAGGAAAAGAGCGCCGTTATGATGGACCCATGGGAAAAAGTGATCGTGCCCTTATGCTAGGGTTGTATGGTTTATTGATATTTTTTGGAGTCAGTATCACAACTATTTCAAGCTATATTTTTGGCGCCATTATTCTTCTTCTCTTCATCAGTACTTACACTAGACTCAAGAAATCTCTGAATGAAGCCTGA
- the yidC gene encoding membrane protein insertase YidC — protein MQQNNGIDKKQMISFAVLCLVLFGFMFYFQNKQAKEEELKAQQQKTEQVKNAVKQTQATNINPNVTPGSIQTANLSNKELNIEFSSLGGQVSKVQLSEYKAYDHKTDQADLPLYLINKNNSNYGFQFKDKTGKVVNTKNLVFSPSVNGNAVTMTANYNGAVIQFIYTLLDKYTLDFKVRTQGLANITSDNKADFIWDYSVRNLEKGRAQEQSHSEFSYAFNNYKDYDYDGRTTMEEEKETLNWIGVKQQFFTSVIEAKNGFTQSKGNQENVEEGEYLKKLNYEGFVQMTGSELNQDFTWYFMPLDLKLLKSYDKNFDEILPLGWSFIGWMNRGFFMPMYNLIADWGLTAGWVIFLMTIIVKLILSPIMYKQHKLSAMMKVIRPEIDEVNAKFKDADPMKKQQATMEVYRKAGVNQLAGCFPALVQIPIFYALFRFFPNFIDLRGQGFWFAKDLTAYDDLIKLPFKVPFLGDHLSIFALACTIVILIYTVMTSGNMQQPQQEGMPNMKVLMYIFPITFLFFLNTSASGLSWYYFVSNAINILIILVIKYVILDEKKIHAQIQSNKEKPKTEGKFQKRMREMMEKAQQQQQAQEQQKNRKK, from the coding sequence ATGCAACAAAACAACGGAATCGATAAGAAGCAGATGATTAGTTTCGCGGTTTTATGCCTGGTTCTCTTTGGCTTTATGTTCTATTTCCAGAACAAACAGGCAAAAGAAGAGGAGTTGAAAGCTCAGCAGCAAAAAACGGAACAGGTAAAAAATGCCGTAAAACAAACTCAGGCAACCAATATCAATCCAAATGTAACTCCTGGCTCCATTCAGACAGCGAATTTGTCAAACAAAGAATTGAATATTGAATTCTCTAGTTTAGGAGGTCAGGTTTCTAAAGTTCAGCTTTCTGAATATAAAGCATATGATCACAAAACAGATCAGGCAGATCTTCCGCTTTATCTGATCAATAAAAATAATTCAAACTACGGTTTCCAGTTTAAGGACAAAACAGGAAAAGTTGTTAATACTAAGAACTTAGTTTTCTCACCTTCTGTTAACGGAAATGCAGTAACCATGACAGCAAATTATAATGGTGCTGTTATTCAGTTTATTTATACTTTATTGGATAAATATACATTAGATTTTAAGGTAAGAACCCAAGGCTTAGCCAATATTACTTCTGATAACAAAGCAGATTTTATCTGGGATTACAGTGTAAGAAACCTAGAAAAAGGTAGAGCTCAGGAGCAGTCTCACTCAGAATTCTCTTATGCTTTCAATAATTATAAAGATTATGATTATGACGGAAGAACAACCATGGAGGAGGAAAAAGAGACACTTAACTGGATTGGGGTAAAACAACAGTTCTTTACTTCTGTTATTGAAGCTAAGAACGGATTTACTCAAAGTAAAGGAAACCAGGAGAATGTTGAAGAAGGTGAGTACCTGAAAAAACTAAACTATGAAGGTTTCGTTCAAATGACAGGAAGTGAATTGAATCAAGACTTTACTTGGTACTTTATGCCGTTAGACTTGAAATTATTGAAATCTTACGATAAAAACTTTGATGAGATTCTTCCATTAGGATGGTCATTCATCGGGTGGATGAACCGTGGTTTCTTTATGCCGATGTATAACCTTATCGCGGATTGGGGACTAACCGCAGGTTGGGTAATTTTCCTAATGACAATCATTGTGAAATTAATTCTTTCACCTATTATGTACAAGCAGCATAAGCTAAGTGCAATGATGAAAGTGATTCGTCCGGAAATTGATGAGGTGAACGCTAAGTTCAAGGATGCTGATCCAATGAAGAAGCAGCAGGCTACCATGGAAGTTTACAGAAAGGCTGGTGTTAATCAGTTGGCTGGATGTTTCCCTGCTTTGGTTCAGATTCCGATCTTCTATGCATTATTCCGTTTCTTCCCGAACTTTATAGACCTGAGAGGACAAGGATTCTGGTTTGCAAAAGACTTAACTGCTTATGACGACTTGATCAAATTACCATTTAAAGTTCCTTTCCTTGGAGATCACTTAAGTATTTTTGCTCTGGCATGTACTATTGTTATCCTTATTTATACAGTAATGACTTCAGGAAACATGCAGCAGCCACAGCAAGAAGGAATGCCAAACATGAAAGTGTTAATGTATATCTTCCCGATTACATTCCTATTCTTCTTAAATACTTCGGCATCAGGTCTTTCTTGGTATTATTTTGTTTCGAATGCGATTAACATCTTAATTATCCTTGTTATTAAATATGTGATTCTGGATGAAAAGAAAATCCATGCACAGATTCAGAGTAATAAGGAAAAGCCTAAGACTGAAGGTAAGTTCCAGAAACGAATGAGAGAAATGATGGAAAAAGCTCAACAGCAACAACAGGCTCAGGAGCAACAAAAAAATAGAAAGAAATAA